In candidate division KSB1 bacterium, the following are encoded in one genomic region:
- a CDS encoding Wzz/FepE/Etk N-terminal domain-containing protein produces the protein MLKRYILLILKNRKLFFGVVFGVTLIGLIISLLLPKWYLAEASFLAPELAPNTMIGVSGGLSSVIQSFTGQRKMSAYNYMAILNSRTVNEQVVRKFNLMKVYHISDSLMSKALKELRSNVSFTFGDNDETTISVYDKNPVRAAEMANYYVELVNERSKEFARSELSTFKKLIEERVRANEDTLRKLEQRIKAFQQREQVPVIMAEQVSGLDFLGELYAQRIGLELQQQLLKENYGENHPLITAIKNQLLNINQKINAIPNMTVEYLQIYRELLVQRKIAEVLVPMLEQVKLSELQKIPDVVVLDKAVPPDRKKKPKRMFIVLGAFLLASAGAFYYLLIREKYHEELEEFWSQAKATWKS, from the coding sequence ATGTTGAAACGCTACATTCTTCTCATCTTAAAAAATCGAAAGCTATTTTTCGGTGTTGTTTTTGGAGTCACGCTAATTGGTTTGATCATTTCGTTGCTTTTGCCCAAATGGTATCTGGCTGAAGCGTCATTTTTGGCTCCAGAGCTGGCGCCGAACACCATGATCGGCGTGAGCGGCGGGCTCTCTTCGGTCATTCAGAGCTTCACAGGCCAGCGAAAGATGAGCGCTTACAACTATATGGCCATCCTCAATAGCCGCACCGTTAACGAACAAGTCGTTCGGAAGTTCAACCTGATGAAAGTCTATCACATTTCCGATTCCCTAATGTCCAAGGCGCTTAAGGAACTGAGGAGCAACGTCTCATTTACCTTTGGGGATAATGATGAGACCACGATTTCGGTATACGACAAAAACCCAGTCCGAGCGGCAGAGATGGCGAATTATTATGTTGAACTCGTTAATGAGCGTTCAAAAGAGTTCGCACGCTCCGAGCTTTCCACGTTCAAAAAGTTGATTGAAGAGCGGGTGCGGGCCAACGAAGATACGCTCCGAAAATTGGAACAGCGCATCAAAGCCTTCCAGCAGCGGGAGCAGGTGCCCGTGATCATGGCTGAGCAGGTGAGCGGATTGGATTTCCTGGGCGAGCTCTATGCCCAGCGCATCGGTCTGGAGCTCCAGCAGCAGTTGCTCAAGGAAAATTACGGCGAAAATCACCCCTTGATCACCGCTATCAAAAACCAGTTGCTCAATATCAATCAGAAGATCAACGCCATTCCTAATATGACCGTTGAATATCTGCAGATTTACCGCGAACTGTTAGTGCAACGCAAGATCGCCGAGGTGTTGGTCCCCATGCTGGAGCAGGTGAAGCTCAGCGAATTGCAAAAGATCCCCGATGTCGTGGTTCTGGACAAGGCCGTCCCACCCGATCGCAAGAAAAAACCCAAACGGATGTTCATCGTCCTGGGAGCGTTCCTGCTCGCTTCTGCAGGTGCGTTTTATTATCTGTTGATTCGAGAGAAATATCATGAGGAGTTGGAGGAATTTTGGAGCCAGGCCAAAGCAACATGGAAAAGTTAG
- a CDS encoding oligosaccharide flippase family protein, producing MEKLVQQLQVLRNNHYIRDAVILLSGNGLKIFIGFISNVILAKFFSAEMLGMYGTLMAVSLVCVNFTDFGLGNTLNQLTNRYREQQKQILSNIFILKMSLLLLFLAIFYFSIDLVAPHLSALEGRTDLLKLLIVSIAFESFFKFLLSTLQSKQLFKRFSLLLVINNSVRLIGIVALYLLKLLTLKTIIILYAASFGLLIFSNSRIWSFSFRLDRKLIDRIGRYAFWVWMFIIFNTLFVKSDILLINYLRYGKAIIGNYVLIFFFISLISLLQDAIFTQLLPKTSEFHKRSDYQKYYADIKYIRLGAVLVSLVYVLILPQALRWIYGNKYQIEYLPILIFGIPFLFSLFNEFNGVLLYAMERHRYISMANILGLIFVVIGLLLFPSVTTVLHIVLAVTLGKLVVEFFIYLKVNQCLRAIPE from the coding sequence ATGGAAAAGTTAGTGCAGCAGCTTCAAGTTCTTCGGAACAACCATTATATTCGCGACGCTGTAATCCTGCTCAGCGGCAATGGTCTGAAGATCTTCATTGGGTTTATCTCAAATGTCATTCTGGCCAAATTCTTCAGCGCCGAAATGCTGGGCATGTACGGCACGCTGATGGCGGTTAGCCTGGTCTGCGTCAATTTCACCGATTTTGGTCTTGGCAATACGCTCAATCAATTGACCAATCGCTATCGCGAGCAGCAGAAGCAAATTCTGTCGAATATTTTCATCTTAAAAATGTCGCTGCTCCTGCTCTTTCTGGCGATTTTCTACTTTTCCATCGACCTGGTGGCACCACATCTCTCGGCGTTAGAGGGCAGAACCGACCTGCTGAAGCTGCTGATCGTTTCGATTGCGTTCGAAAGTTTCTTCAAATTTTTGTTATCCACCCTGCAATCAAAGCAATTGTTCAAACGCTTCAGTCTGTTGTTGGTCATCAATAATTCGGTTCGGCTAATCGGCATCGTAGCGCTTTATCTGTTGAAGCTGCTGACATTGAAAACGATCATCATTCTCTATGCTGCTTCGTTCGGCTTGTTGATTTTTTCCAATTCTCGGATCTGGAGTTTTTCGTTCCGACTCGATCGCAAGCTGATCGATCGAATTGGTAGGTATGCGTTTTGGGTGTGGATGTTCATCATATTTAATACGCTGTTTGTGAAATCGGATATTTTGCTCATCAATTATTTGAGATACGGCAAAGCGATCATCGGAAATTACGTGCTCATTTTTTTCTTCATTTCATTGATCAGTCTGTTGCAGGATGCCATTTTCACCCAGCTATTGCCCAAGACCTCGGAGTTTCACAAACGCTCCGACTATCAGAAATATTATGCGGACATCAAATATATTCGGCTCGGGGCGGTATTGGTATCGCTTGTTTACGTGCTCATTTTGCCGCAAGCGCTACGCTGGATTTATGGCAATAAATATCAGATCGAATATCTGCCGATCTTGATCTTTGGTATACCATTTCTTTTCAGCCTATTTAATGAATTCAATGGGGTGCTTCTCTATGCCATGGAGCGGCATCGCTATATTTCCATGGCCAATATTCTGGGATTGATCTTCGTAGTCATCGGACTGCTCCTGTTCCCAAGTGTAACCACCGTGCTTCACATCGTGCTGGCTGTGACACTGGGAAAATTGGTGGTGGAATTTTTCATTTATTTGAAGGTCAATCAGTGCTTGCGAGCAATTCCAGAATAA
- a CDS encoding O-antigen ligase family protein has product MAAISSKINGKVFSLETLAFLATISFPVIAILLLGLEQYIALGVLVGVLFVILIIHNYRYGLHFVIIGLPLFQSLTLRSDAATSMGLNFQYVLIPIVFVAWLAEKISNRQLTAIRLPFLSLFTLFVIVLLLSLLNQMDIPARHLLRQGFVNVIALVNYLVLFYIIVNEDWDQRELQKILWGFLIVAFLTAAIAIVQYFTAEVNLVTGGLRATGTFKSFLRTDTKNNPNAFGTYMAFMAAMALWLWNLADRRHRKYILVLTGVIIFALLLSFSRSSLLALLFALLGYTFIRNKRAFVITVVVSVAGLIALYFEPTTHRRIQSIFAVISDRRVVNMFLNINPWSLDWSYVEYYGIQGYNSDIISAAFRIWAWIQGVQLTVAHPILGVGYHMNLAYSPWPTAENLYLDIACMTGLTGLSLFVIMQYYFLRDGFRFLRNPKLTHIGMFWLNILAIVFIVSLTGSILFHGKLLGIFWILAGVFYNVKQREDNYLYQQ; this is encoded by the coding sequence GTGGCAGCAATTAGCTCGAAAATCAACGGCAAAGTTTTTTCACTGGAAACATTGGCTTTTTTGGCAACAATTAGCTTTCCAGTGATTGCCATACTGTTACTGGGGCTTGAGCAGTACATTGCCCTCGGTGTTTTGGTGGGAGTTCTATTTGTAATTTTGATCATCCACAATTACCGCTATGGGCTGCATTTCGTTATCATTGGGCTGCCACTGTTTCAATCCTTGACATTGAGATCCGATGCCGCCACTTCCATGGGGCTGAACTTCCAGTACGTTTTAATCCCCATTGTCTTTGTCGCCTGGCTGGCCGAAAAAATTTCCAACAGACAATTGACAGCCATCCGCCTGCCGTTTCTATCGCTGTTCACGCTGTTCGTTATTGTGCTCTTGCTCTCCCTCCTCAATCAGATGGACATCCCTGCACGACATTTGTTGAGGCAGGGGTTTGTCAATGTAATTGCCCTGGTCAATTACCTGGTGCTATTCTACATCATTGTTAATGAGGATTGGGATCAGCGGGAATTGCAAAAAATTTTATGGGGCTTTCTGATCGTTGCATTTTTAACGGCAGCGATTGCCATCGTCCAATACTTTACAGCAGAGGTCAATTTGGTTACTGGCGGGCTGCGGGCTACCGGCACCTTTAAATCCTTTTTGCGAACCGATACGAAAAACAATCCCAATGCCTTTGGCACCTATATGGCCTTCATGGCAGCGATGGCATTATGGCTCTGGAATCTTGCCGATCGAAGGCATCGAAAATACATCCTGGTGCTCACTGGCGTGATTATTTTTGCATTGCTGCTATCATTCTCCCGAAGCAGCCTATTGGCGTTGCTCTTTGCGCTGCTTGGTTATACCTTCATTCGGAACAAGCGGGCATTCGTGATCACAGTGGTTGTCTCCGTCGCTGGATTGATTGCACTTTACTTCGAACCGACCACGCATCGCCGCATTCAGAGCATCTTTGCGGTGATCAGCGATCGTCGGGTAGTGAATATGTTTTTGAACATCAATCCCTGGAGCCTGGATTGGTCGTACGTGGAATATTATGGCATTCAGGGGTACAACAGCGACATCATCTCTGCTGCATTTCGGATCTGGGCCTGGATTCAGGGCGTGCAACTTACGGTGGCGCATCCCATTCTGGGCGTTGGTTATCACATGAATCTGGCCTATAGCCCCTGGCCCACTGCGGAAAATTTATATCTCGATATTGCCTGCATGACCGGGCTAACAGGGCTGTCGCTGTTTGTGATCATGCAATACTATTTTTTGAGAGACGGATTTCGTTTCCTGCGCAATCCGAAGCTCACGCATATCGGCATGTTCTGGCTCAATATTCTGGCGATTGTATTCATCGTCAGCCTGACTGGGTCGATTTTATTTCATGGCAAATTGTTAGGGATTTTCTGGATTTTAGCCGGGGTGTTTTATAATGTCAAGCAGCGAGAAGACAATTATCTTTATCAGCAATGA
- a CDS encoding glycosyltransferase gives MVQFWLRFWDNIKLLLYFYKLFNSYVDPIIYANTSVVRYIAIPAKLSRACLLWHIHEYFANPIKQWFHAILIRLCADKIIAHSPGLISRLHLTQRQIQNKVIYFRYFSAIEKEILSRSDPNVIEYDIIFAGRVSLKKGVLDLLQAIAYLTSKMPNLKAAIVGMFAKEDEPVIKNFVAENKLENHVIFTGFVPDVYEYILKSKIVVLPTHRDYFPMILLESMLLERPIIATAVGDIPTLIAHGKNGLLVEPGNISQLADMIEKILDEKEYARFKVGVQLTKEQILAQTNDYQVIKKIIDQHK, from the coding sequence ATGGTTCAATTTTGGCTCCGTTTCTGGGACAATATAAAGCTGCTCCTTTATTTTTATAAATTGTTCAACAGTTATGTTGACCCAATCATCTACGCAAATACCTCAGTGGTCCGCTATATTGCGATCCCAGCAAAACTTTCAAGGGCATGTCTTCTCTGGCATATACACGAATATTTTGCCAATCCCATCAAACAATGGTTCCATGCTATTTTGATTCGCTTATGCGCCGACAAGATCATTGCTCATTCTCCAGGTCTGATTTCACGATTGCATCTAACTCAGCGACAAATTCAGAACAAGGTGATCTATTTCCGATATTTCTCTGCCATAGAGAAGGAGATCCTATCACGTTCAGATCCAAATGTTATAGAGTACGACATCATTTTTGCTGGCAGAGTCAGTTTAAAAAAAGGTGTGCTCGACCTGTTACAAGCTATAGCCTATTTAACCTCAAAAATGCCGAATCTGAAGGCAGCCATTGTGGGCATGTTTGCCAAGGAAGATGAACCCGTCATCAAAAATTTTGTAGCAGAAAATAAGCTGGAAAATCATGTCATATTCACGGGCTTTGTACCGGATGTTTATGAATATATCTTGAAATCAAAAATCGTTGTTCTGCCAACTCATCGTGACTATTTTCCGATGATTTTGCTGGAATCGATGTTATTGGAACGACCGATAATAGCGACAGCAGTCGGCGATATTCCGACCCTTATCGCTCACGGCAAAAATGGACTCTTGGTCGAACCAGGAAACATTTCGCAATTGGCCGATATGATTGAAAAAATCCTGGATGAAAAAGAATATGCTCGGTTCAAGGTTGGTGTTCAGCTAACGAAAGAGCAAATCTTAGCTCAAACAAATGACTATCAGGTTATCAAAAAGATTATCGATCAGCACAAATGA
- a CDS encoding glycosyltransferase family 2 protein: MNQNKKISTNPNFEKKLFSFIVINYNAYDYTSNCLKSITKFCSNYPYEIIVIDNASSDGSIFKLEAEFRGVIFKKNEQNLGFAKACNQGIDLASGDFLIFLNNDFEFKTDIFERIIEKYQRYENLGLLGFQLLNPDGTLQKTDFKFPTIPRRILQLTVVPLIRKYRSNKLPDGERKDRIVDYIKGALMIVPAKLLNQLQLRFDENYFMYHEEMDLAYQLRKQGKLCILDTTPAGIHYGQHVEDVHEERVFLWRNQNYLFFFRKYYSRTKLLSLIAGNIIIFSLKWIIFFPCRSLRYTYQKVICMSLKAL; the protein is encoded by the coding sequence ATGAATCAAAACAAAAAAATCTCAACCAACCCAAATTTTGAAAAGAAGCTCTTTTCTTTCATTGTTATCAACTATAATGCCTATGATTATACTTCAAATTGTTTGAAAAGCATAACGAAATTTTGTTCCAATTATCCTTACGAGATCATTGTGATCGACAATGCTTCATCGGATGGAAGTATTTTCAAGCTGGAAGCTGAATTCAGAGGTGTAATTTTCAAAAAAAATGAACAGAATTTAGGTTTCGCCAAAGCGTGCAATCAAGGAATCGATCTGGCATCGGGTGATTTTCTGATTTTTTTGAATAATGATTTTGAATTCAAGACGGACATTTTCGAACGCATCATTGAAAAATATCAACGCTACGAAAATTTGGGGCTCTTAGGTTTTCAATTGTTAAATCCAGATGGAACGCTTCAAAAAACCGATTTTAAATTTCCGACCATTCCAAGAAGGATTTTGCAGCTTACCGTTGTCCCATTGATAAGAAAATACCGCTCGAACAAATTGCCTGATGGCGAGCGAAAAGATAGAATTGTCGATTATATCAAGGGGGCATTGATGATTGTGCCTGCAAAACTTCTAAACCAGCTTCAACTTCGCTTTGATGAAAATTATTTCATGTATCACGAAGAAATGGATCTGGCTTATCAGCTTCGAAAGCAGGGCAAATTATGTATTTTGGACACGACGCCAGCAGGAATTCATTATGGACAACATGTCGAGGACGTGCATGAAGAGAGAGTTTTTTTATGGCGCAATCAAAATTATCTATTTTTCTTCAGGAAATATTATTCAAGAACGAAACTCCTCAGTTTGATCGCCGGCAATATTATTATCTTTAGTTTGAAATGGATAATTTTCTTTCCCTGCCGTTCCTTGAGATATACTTATCAAAAAGTCATATGCATGAGTTTGAAAGCGTTGTGA
- a CDS encoding sodium:solute symporter has translation METYGWISILPPILAIILAIKTKQVYPSLFLGIWLGWTAINRWNPLAGLRDALEATIDVFKDSGNTKVIIFSMMVGALIILMQHSGGVTGFIRWVSEKGLVKNRTSASLLLWLIGVMIFIESNMINLVIGSIGRPLFDKFKAPREKLAYLAHSTSCPVCVMIPFNGWGAVLTGLLIAQQVENPFFTVLKAVTTNFYAIFTILLVLIIIITRKDFGPMAKAERRAKETGKLIRDGAQLLVSEETIAMPVKAGVTPRPINMILPLIAMVSMVPLGLVITGKGNITHGSGSTAVFWAVLMGILAAAILYKIQKIFSLKEVLDLVIKGMGGLIPMGLLMVFAFTMGALCKTLGTGPYVAGLATATIHPALVIPLVFLTACFISFATGTSWGTFAIMMPIAVPLAQNMGLNLPLMVSAVMGGGVFGDHSSPVSDTTIIASMASACDLIDHVNTQLPYAMTGASLALITYLVIGLL, from the coding sequence TTGGAAACCTACGGCTGGATCTCAATCCTTCCTCCGATCCTGGCAATTATTCTCGCCATTAAAACCAAACAGGTTTATCCCTCGCTATTTCTCGGCATCTGGCTCGGCTGGACGGCAATCAACCGCTGGAATCCCCTGGCTGGTTTGCGCGATGCCCTCGAAGCCACCATCGATGTCTTCAAAGATTCTGGCAACACCAAAGTGATCATCTTCAGCATGATGGTCGGCGCATTGATCATTCTGATGCAGCATTCGGGCGGGGTAACCGGCTTTATCCGTTGGGTCAGCGAAAAGGGCCTGGTGAAAAACCGAACCAGCGCCAGCCTACTCTTATGGCTCATCGGGGTGATGATCTTCATCGAGAGCAATATGATCAATCTCGTCATCGGCTCCATTGGTCGACCATTGTTCGATAAATTCAAAGCCCCGCGGGAGAAGCTGGCTTATCTGGCTCACTCGACTTCCTGCCCGGTGTGCGTGATGATCCCGTTCAACGGCTGGGGTGCCGTGTTGACTGGCTTGCTCATTGCCCAGCAGGTAGAAAATCCGTTTTTCACCGTGCTGAAAGCGGTCACCACCAATTTCTATGCCATCTTCACCATTCTCCTGGTGCTGATAATCATCATCACCCGCAAAGATTTTGGCCCTATGGCGAAGGCAGAGCGACGGGCGAAAGAGACCGGCAAGCTGATTCGGGACGGCGCGCAGCTCCTGGTCTCCGAGGAGACCATTGCCATGCCAGTAAAAGCAGGCGTTACGCCCCGACCGATCAACATGATTCTTCCCCTAATAGCGATGGTGTCGATGGTTCCCTTGGGGTTGGTTATTACGGGAAAGGGGAACATCACCCACGGCTCTGGCTCCACAGCCGTGTTCTGGGCGGTGTTAATGGGGATTCTTGCAGCGGCGATTTTATACAAAATTCAAAAGATATTTTCATTGAAGGAAGTGCTCGATCTGGTGATCAAGGGGATGGGGGGATTGATTCCCATGGGACTGCTCATGGTGTTTGCCTTCACCATGGGCGCGTTGTGCAAGACATTGGGGACGGGCCCCTATGTCGCAGGATTGGCGACTGCGACGATCCACCCAGCGCTGGTGATCCCACTGGTGTTCCTGACGGCCTGTTTCATCTCCTTCGCAACTGGAACGTCCTGGGGGACATTTGCGATCATGATGCCGATTGCGGTTCCCTTGGCGCAAAATATGGGCTTGAATTTGCCGCTGATGGTGAGCGCTGTGATGGGCGGGGGCGTATTTGGCGATCATAGCTCGCCGGTGTCGGACACTACGATTATTGCGTCAATGGCTTCGGCCTGCGATCTGATCGATCACGTGAATACGCAATTGCCGTATGCGATGACTGGGGCGAGTCTGGCGCTCATTACTTATTTGGTGATCGGATTGTTGTAA
- the xth gene encoding exodeoxyribonuclease III yields the protein MNITKLLSWNVNGIRAVHKKGNLAEVFQLQPDILCIQETKIQPDQLTDDLLNMAGYHAYFESGDRKGYSGVALYSKQEPKELKTGFGIEKFDKEGRIQIADYQDFVLFNIYFPNGKGSKERLQYKMDFYDAFLDYVDRLKDAGRKIVVTGDVNTAHKEIDLARPKENEKVSGFLPEERAWIDKFLSHGYLDTFRMFNQEPGQYTWWDMKSRARERNIGWRIDYFYVSENLKDNVKAAYILPEIMGSDHCPIGIELEI from the coding sequence ATGAATATCACTAAACTTCTCTCTTGGAATGTGAACGGCATCCGCGCCGTCCATAAAAAAGGTAATCTCGCTGAAGTGTTTCAGCTTCAGCCAGACATCCTGTGCATTCAGGAAACCAAAATCCAACCCGATCAACTGACCGATGATCTATTGAACATGGCTGGATACCATGCTTATTTTGAATCCGGGGATCGGAAGGGATACAGTGGCGTGGCGCTCTATTCCAAGCAAGAACCAAAGGAATTAAAGACCGGTTTCGGCATCGAAAAATTCGATAAGGAGGGACGAATTCAGATCGCAGATTATCAGGATTTTGTTCTATTCAACATCTATTTTCCGAATGGAAAAGGTTCGAAGGAGCGCTTACAATATAAGATGGATTTTTATGATGCCTTTCTTGATTATGTCGATCGATTAAAGGATGCTGGCCGAAAAATTGTCGTCACTGGGGATGTCAATACTGCTCATAAGGAGATCGATCTGGCCCGTCCAAAGGAGAATGAGAAGGTATCTGGCTTCTTGCCAGAAGAGCGCGCTTGGATCGATAAATTTCTAAGCCACGGTTATCTCGATACCTTCAGGATGTTCAATCAGGAGCCAGGGCAGTATACTTGGTGGGATATGAAATCGAGGGCGCGGGAGCGGAACATTGGCTGGCGCATCGACTATTTTTATGTCAGTGAGAATCTAAAAGACAACGTAAAAGCCGCTTATATTCTGCCTGAGATCATGGGTTCGGATCATTGTCCCATTGGAATTGAGTTGGAAATTTGA
- a CDS encoding MTH1187 family thiamine-binding protein: MVLAEFSMYPTDKGESVSEYVAQLIDHIDRTGITYQLTPMGTILEGSWDQVFGVIGDCFKILEPQSNRITTIIKVDYRKGTESRMKSKVEKVKSILKREIRHS, encoded by the coding sequence ATGGTATTAGCGGAATTCTCCATGTACCCGACAGACAAGGGCGAAAGTGTGAGCGAATATGTCGCCCAGCTCATCGATCACATCGATCGAACTGGGATCACTTATCAGCTGACCCCGATGGGGACAATTTTGGAGGGTTCGTGGGACCAAGTATTCGGTGTGATCGGAGATTGCTTCAAGATTTTAGAGCCCCAGAGCAACCGGATCACTACGATCATCAAAGTTGATTATCGCAAAGGAACCGAGTCTCGCATGAAATCTAAGGTTGAGAAAGTGAAAAGCATTTTAAAACGCGAGATCCGGCATAGCTGA